In Pseudorasbora parva isolate DD20220531a chromosome 9, ASM2467924v1, whole genome shotgun sequence, the following proteins share a genomic window:
- the prpf4ba gene encoding serine/threonine-protein kinase PRP4 homolog — MANMDALAKTIAKDYMDGMESSDSVDENEHVSGEDGARKANNMDIAKVERHKRRKHKHRSKHRKHKYPSPDEKDHKHKYKHKHKRKHRDSIHVDKVYEGAIISPKRSRLDDLAALEDLEKRRAMIQAELDNELMEGAVQSGMGLILQGYNSNSEEDGEIQEAVQNGEQQRQDLNEHIMAKRHAERSQQDCVDVEKDEDSWLEGRSASDEMSVWAHKSEIRLSKTGLDVNNERPSGASQMRERRRSRSIERSKDGGQRSKSPVKSKELPSSNQKSAPRPEEQIVEHRSSARRSKSRSKERNANLLEADRERDKKLEKAPSKEASSGKENRSPSRKQGPEQHSPPSRPRGLRSPERFPVVQNTDRASRQDRSSCYNRSPPRRGRSRSVERRRREEERQRLPNDRMRSRDEGGGRREESPCLSSRRRLNHSPLRRRSRSPRRRSSRSPFRHRERDRMERRQQVRLGSQERRRRRSREREDMFKGSLSEGMKAEQEDSDDEVMEDYDVDEEDEEALIEQRRLQRLAIMQKYKPVNEDSNTSGLSDHGSPQSSSRSRSPSPDDILERVAADVKAYEQENLDTFEDNVKAKHSLVSQEKTGANLKKPPAPDMFTESDDMFTAYFDSARLRAAGIGKDFKENPSLRDNWTDAEGYYRVNIGEVLDKRYGVYGYTGHGVFSNVIRARDLARANQEVAVKIIRNNEMMQKTGLKELEFLKKLNDADADDKFHCLRLFRHFYHKQHLCLVFEPLSMNLREVLRKYGKDVGLHIKAVRSYSQQLFLALKLLKRCNILHADIKPDNILVNESKTILKLCDFGSASHVADNDITPYLVSRFYRAPEIVIGKSYDYGIDMWSVGCTLYELYTGKILFPGKTNNHMLKLAMDLKGKLPNKMIRKGMFKDQHFDQNLNFLYTEVDKVTEREKITVMSTINPTKDLSIDMVGRQALPEDQRKKVFQLKDLLDQILMLDPAKRITINQALQHPFIQERI, encoded by the exons ATGGCGAACATGGACGCATTAGCCAAAACAATAGCGAAGGATTACAT GGATGGTATGGAGAGCTCTGACAGTGTAGATGAAAATGAACATGTATCCGGTGAAGATGGAGCTAGAAAAGCAAATAACATGGACATTGCTAAGGTGGAAAGACACAAGAGAAGAAAACACAAACATCGAAGCAAACATAGAAAGCATAAATACCCCTCACCAGATGAGAAGGACCACAAGCACAAGTACAAACACAAACATAAGCGGAAACACAGAGACTCAATCCATGTTGATAAAGTCTATGAAGGTGCAATCATCTCTCCAAAGCGATCCAGGCTTGACGACCTTGCTGCTCTGGAGGATTTGGAGAAACGGAGGGCCATGATTCAAGCAGAGCTTGATAATGAGTTAATGGAAGGGGCTGTGCAATCAGGTATGGGACTGATATTACAGGGTTATAACTCAAATTCAGAGGAGGATGGCGAGATCCAGGAAGCTGTGCAAAATGGCGAGCAACAGAGACAAGATCTCAATGAGCATATAATGGCTAAGAGACATGCGGAAAGGTCTCAACAGGATTGCGTAGATGTCGAAAAAGATGAAGATTCCTGGCTGGAAGGCAGAAGTGCATCAGACGAGATGTCAGTCTGGGCCCATAAATCAGAAATTAGACTTAGTAAGACTGGGTTAGATGTTAATAATGAGAGGCCTAGTGGTGCCAGCCAGATGAGGGAGCGGAGACGATCCCGAAGCATTGAGAGATCTAAAGATGGTGGTCAGAGGTCCAAATCTCCTgtgaagtccaaggaattgcCGTCAAGCAACCAAAAATCAGCTCCACGACCCGAAGAGCAAATTGTAGAGCACAGATCCTCAGCGAGAAGAAGCAAATCTAGATCTAAAGAAAGAAACGCCAACTTGCTAGAAGCTGACAGGGAGAGAGACAAGAAACTAGAGAAGGCGCCCTCAAAAGAAGCCTCATCTGGAAAAGAGAATCGATCTCCTAGCAGAAAACAAGGTCCAGAACAGCACAGCCCGCCTTCGCGTCCCAGGGGCCTCCGCTCACCTGAACGCTTCCCTGTTGTGCAGAACACAGACAGGGCATCCAGACAGGACAGGTCTTCATGCTACAATAGATCCCCTCCAAGGAGAGGGCGATCTCGGTCAGTTGAGAGGAGACGGAGAGAAGAAGAGCGCCAGAGACTCCCCAATGACAG GATGCGATCTCGTGATGAGGGAGGGGGCCGTCGAGAAGAGAGCCCCTGTCTGAGCTCGAGACGAAGGTTAAACCACTCGCCTCTCAGACGAAGGTCCCGTTCTCCCAGAAGAAGAAGCAGCAGGTCTCCTTTCAGACACAG GGAGCGTGACAGGATGGAGCGCAGACAGCAGGTGCGTTTGGGGTCACAGGAAAGGCGAAGGAGAAGGAGCAGGGAAAGGGAGGACATGTTTAAGGGCAGCCTGTCTGAAGGAATGAAGGCCGAACAGGAGGACTCAGATGATGAAGT GATGGAGGATTATGACGTTGATGAAGAAGATGAGGAGGCTTTGATAGAGCAGAGGAGACTTCAGCGCTTGGCCATCATGCAG AAATATAAGCCAGTGAATGAGGACAGTAACACATCAGGACTCTCCGATCACGGCAGTCCTCAGAGTAGCAGTCGCAGCCGATCGCCGTCACCCGATGACATCCTTGAGCGTGTGGCTGCTGATGTCAAAGCCTACGAGCAAGAAAACCTGGACACTTTTGAGGATAATGTGAAGGCCAAACATAGTCTTGTCTCTCAAGAAAAAACGG GTGCTAATCTGAAAAAGCCACCAGCCCCTGATATGTTCACAGAGTCAGATGACATGTTCACTGCTTATTTTGAC AGTGCCAGGTTACGAGCTGCAGGCATTGGAAAAGACTTTAAGGAGAACCCAAGTCTCAGAGATAACTGGACGGATGCAGAGGGCTATTACC GTGTGAACATTGGTGAGGTGTTGGACAAACGGTACGGGGTGTATGGCTACACTGGACATGGCGTTTTTAGTAATGTGATCCGAGCCAGAGACTTAGCCCGAGCCAATCAGGAAGTGGCGGTGAAAATAATACGCAACAATGAGATGAT GCAAAAGACGGGCCTCAAAGAGCTGGAGTTTCTGAAAAAACTGAATGATGCTGATGCAGATGATAAGTTCCACTGCTTGCGGCTATTTAGACACTTTTATCACAAGCAGCATCTGTGTCTGGTGTTCGAACCTCTCAG CATGAACCTGCGGGAGGTGTTGAGGAAGTATGGCAAGGACGTTGGACTACACATCAAGGCTGTGCGCTCGTACAGCCAGCAGCTTTTCCTGGCCCTCAAACTCCTCAAACGCTGCAACATTCTGCATGCTGACATCAAACCCGACAACATTCTG GTGAACGAATCCAAGACCATCCTCAAGTTGTGCGACTTTGGCTCAGCATCTCATGTTGCTGACAATGACATAACACCGTATCTGGTCAGCCGTTTCTACAGGGCACCTGAGATCG TCATTGGAAAGTCATATGATTATGGGATCGATATGTGGTCTGTAGGCTGCACTCTCTATGAACTTTACACAGGAAAAATCCTTTTTCCTGGAAAGACCAATAACCACATGCTTAAACTTGCCATGGACCTGAAAGGAAAATTGCCTAATAAA atgATCAGGAAGGGTATGTTCAAGGACCAGCACTTTGACCAAAACTTGAACTTTTTGTACACTGAGGTTGATAAAGTCACGGAGAGG GAAAAGATTACAGTCATGAGCACCATTAACCCAACTAAGGACCTGTCGATTGACATGGTGGGTCGCCAGGCACTACCAGAGGACCAGCGAAAGAAGGTCTTTCAGCTCAAAGATCTGTTGGACCAGATCCTGATGCTGGACCCTGCCAAGCGGATCACCATCAACCAGGCATTACAGCATCCTTTCATCCAGGAAAGGATATGA
- the si:dkey-154p10.3 gene encoding PX domain-containing protein 1 isoform X2, whose product MDVLCRLSVNDCWVVGLERFAAGPAGEEEEFFEIRTEWSEKSITYQRRRYHDLVKLVKNVSKSFPDDRGHLSQSLMLEALQRIKKAEENNNVETRLDEVEKLLRNIIKKFSQSEEVLTFFKTSPLDYTLKTMYAPIQPFCQSPVTVADVRRANGFCLANTETVLFDAYLLAEGAAEPSSKYSSAEIESQIWTGMRIQNGFRCTDEPGKGFMISGTTESKETNYQPKKSQITTSNLTYLHLQACETDILE is encoded by the exons ATGGATGTCTTGTGTCGCCTGAGTGTAAATGACTGTTGGGTCGTTGGGCTCGAGCGCTTCGCTGCTGGTCCTGCTGGAGAAGAGGAGGAATTTTTCGAGATTAGGACTGAATGGTCTGAAAAAAGCATAACATATCAGCGAAGGAGATATCACGATCTAGTGAAACTTGTTAAGAATGTGAGCAAATCATTCCCAGACGACAGAGGACATTTGTCTCAGTCATTGATGCTTGAGG CGCTACAGAGGATAAAGAAAGCAGAAGAAAATAACAATGTTGAAACCAGGTTGGATGAAGTGGAAAAATTATTgagaaatataattaaaaag TTCTCTCAGTCTGAGGAAGTTCTTACATTTTTCAAGACTTCTCCTCTTGACTATaccttgaaaaccatgtatgcACCAATCCAGCCTTTCTGCCAGAGTCCTGTCACTGTAGCTG ATGTCAGAAGGGCCAATGGGTTTTGTTTGGCCAATACagaaactgttctttttgatGCGTATTTGCTAGCAGAAGGAGCAGCAGAGCCATCTTCAAAGTACAG CTCTGCTGAAATTGAGTCCCAGATATGGACCGGAATGAGAATTCAAAATGGATTCCGATGCACAGATGAACCTGGCAAGGGCTTCATGATTTCGGGTACCACTGAGAGTAAAGAGACAAACTATCAACCTAAAAAATCACAGATTACTACTAGCAATTTGACCTACCTCCACCTACAAGCCTGTGAGACAGACATCCTTGAGTGA
- the LOC137089423 gene encoding protein FAM217A, which yields MSVVVNAQQVSLAACISNACMAQEPTTCCSQAKSSQVLKQHPKTQLRMLSHRWQRLGLQPPIFWDTQEHISERRPEVETRTAMEIRPIQVSCTVSSRDAGPDEIKTISNSLNKLLEENLAKQSSSQVSVESENSDLSDQEKDNIPVLKWEIPVELDLRPDSFDRELEPTETGDGEQMYPEVLPFPLKDFDFSQLLSKADHLESQHKLCLSDPCLAAMVARMIKMEKLQTATIQKEQGKAVRSRPATALVRSANRLRQVDSSCSHAEHLRRTKGSNSILDDVTKLTVSANSQSKSMHRNHPSSNAGKVWIRFQQPPALPKKPHSGAVKLKKTEALVHDLNAHSSSSPKCNSSNSFKRCKPTKKAMPKPQKTSSEKTSVPVKAPCRKT from the exons ATGTCTGTGGTAGTGAACGCACAACAG GTGTCTTTAGCAGCCTGCATTTCTAATGCCTGTATGGCACAGGAGCCAACCACCTGTTGCAGCCAAGCAAAATCATCCCAGGT CTTGAAGCAACATCCTAAAACCCAGTTAAGGATGCTGTCACACAGATGGCAGAGGCTTGGTCTTCAGCCTCCAATCTTCTGGGACACACAAGAACACATTTCTGAGCGTAGACCTGAGGTAGAAACCAGAACAGCGATGGAAATTCGGCCCATACAGGTGAGCTGCACTGTTTCTTCAAGAGACGCAGGACCAGATGAGATCAAGACAATCAGCAATTCCCTTAATAAACTCCTTGAAGAAAATTTAGCTAAACAGTCCTCCAGCCAGGTGTCAGTGGAGTCTGAAAACAGTGACCTCTCTGACCAAGAGAAAGACAATATTCCTGTACTAAAATGGGAAATTCCTGTAGAATTGGACCTGAGGCCGGACTCATTTGATAGAGAGCTAGAACCTACAGAGACTGGAGACGGAGAGCAAATGTATCCTGAGGTTCTTCCATTTCCACTCAAAGATTTCGACTTTAGTCAGTTGCTATCCAAAGCGGATCATTTGGAGAGCCAGCACAAACTTTGTTTATCCGACCCTTGTCTTGCAGCTATGGTGGCACGCATGATAAAGATGGAGAAACTTCAGACTGCGACTATACAGAAAGAACAGGGAAAGGCAGTCAGATCTCGTCCAGCAACTGCTCTGGTACGAAGCGCCAATCGTCTGAGGCAGGTGGACAGCTCTTGTTCTCATGCAGAACATTTGAGGAGGACTAAAGGCAGTAATTCAATATTAGATGATGTAACGAAACTCACAGTTTCTGCAAACTCTCAATCAAAGTCTATGCATCGTAATCATCCCTCATCAAATGCTGGGAAGGTGTGGATTAGATTTCAGCAACCACCGGCTTTACCAAAGAAGCCACACTCTGGTGCGGTCAAATTAAAGAAGACTGAAGCTCTTGTTCATGATCTTAATGCTCATTCGAGTTCGTCACCAAAATGCAATAGTTCAAATAGCTTCAAGAGATGCAAACCCACAAAGAAAGCCATGCCAAAGCCTCAGAAGACTTCCTCTGAAAAGACTAGTGTTCCTGTTAAAGCTCCTTGTAGGAAAACatga
- the si:dkey-154p10.3 gene encoding zinc finger protein ZFP2 isoform X1, whose translation MGGFKDAYQDVQPVTLRIAEENVTSSLYCSSAEGIEAHVSTLVEAFLVEVYRCRVCQFTSNQKAKISHHVMERHDPVSPCPHLPCLEKEDEESLGVGMRVVDEEEVDHHNSSPYDLESDLHSGSKSNEDQMDMERMSFLLPMYGMFQNISPRSCDIGLGSNSDGNLHVAQTCEVSTLFEEDRHDEDSEEEPVFQLEDTGTDLAVPLNSGLEAEVQDEELAQSAHLMTLGLCRISSTKCQPQSANSAKSLSHPEGEQEAGDASMDAEMQKPSEEDDGLACILCQTVASSRSMLEVHLKCHNGDQGFKCPRCGCESEEWVDMEQHWRGHGKRKGSKKHKCSVCSRTFRRADSREAHEKRHNHCRSESEGLVQCSLCLEWCHSGKEWDIHQQCHYQGGFKCLHCDVTEKSWKKTLKHIHTQHKQADANQEKLIAHSIGNQQLNTSTKYPECLRGMKPEPWSQVRKKRLKNRIVGRQTSNEGGKDRVGPLKAETPVGLTISRRKEFCCNLCDKKFSTKLTMRRHMGIHEGDKPFKCPHCHYCTRLKASLIQHLRIHTGEKPYKCSQCSYASIDRSSLRRHSRTHTQEKPYCCQYCPYSSIQKKSLDLHSRRHHTGESFPCHLCQYSTPDRQLLVRHMRKHHNAEQTPTLAQRNSSQTTPQRARTSK comes from the exons ATGGGTGGGTTTAAAGACGCATACCAAGATGTTCAACCAGTAACCCTTCGAATTGCAGAAGAAAATGTCACCTCCAGTCTCTACTGCAGCTCAGCCGAGGGCATTGAAGCTCACGTGTCTACTTTAGTGGAGGCTTTCTTAGTTGAGGTATACCGATGTAGAGTCTGTCAATTTACCAGCAACCAAAAAGCCAAGATTAGCCATCATGTCATGGAAAGACATGATCCAGTGTCCCCATGCCCCCATCTGCCATGTCTGGAGAAAGAGGATGAGGAGAGTTTGGGCGTAGGAATGAGGGTGGTTGATGAAGAGGAGGTCGACCACCACAACAGCTCTCCATACGACCTAGAGAGCGACCTCCATTCTGGCTCAAAAAGCAACGAGGATCAGATGGACATGGAGCGTATGTCTTTCCTCCTCCCGATGTACGGCATGTTTCAAAACATCAGCCCACGGTCATGTGACATTGGCCTGGGCTCCAACTCTGATGGCAACTTGCATGTGGCACAAACTTGTGAG GTGAGCACGCTCTTTGAGGAGGATAGGCATGACGAGGACAGCGAAGAGGAACCTGTGTTTCAGCTAGAGGATACTGGCACAGATCTGGCTGTTCCTTTAAATAGTGGATTGGAAGCAGAAGTTCAGGATGAGGAGTTGGCCCAGTCGGCTCATCTCATGACTCTTGGGTTGTGCAGAATCTCAAGCACTAAGTGTCAACCTCAGTCTGCGAATTCAGCGAAAAGCCTGTCCCATCCAGAAGGTGAGCAGGAGGCTGGAGATGCCAGCATGGATGCTGAAATGCAGAAGCCATCTGAGGAGGATGACGGATTGGCCTGCATCCTCTGCCAGACAGTTGCATCCAGTCGTAGCATGCTAGAGGTGCACCTGAAATGCCATAATGGAGACCAAGGCTTCAAGTGCCCTCGCTGCGGTTGCGAATCAGAGGAGTGGGTTGATATGGAGCAACACTGGAGGGGACATGGAAAAAGAAAAGGCTCCAAGAAGCATAAATGTAGTGTTTGCTCCAGGACATTTAGGAGAGCTGATTCTCGTGAAGCACATGAGAAAAGGCATAATCACTGCAGATCTGAGTCTGAGGGGCTGGTGCAGTGTTCTCTGTGCCTGGAATGGTGTCACTCAGGGAAAGAGTGGGATATACACCAGCAATGTCATTATCAAGGAGGATTTAAATGCTTACACTGTGATGTCACAG AGAAGTCATGGAAAAAGACCCTGAAGCATATTCACACTCAACACAAACAGGCTGATGCAAACCAAGAGAAACTGATTGCTCACAGTAT AGGAAACCAGCAACTTAACACATCCACCAAATACCCAGAATGCCTGAGAGGTATGAAGCCAGAGCCATGGTCCCAGGTTAGGAAGAAGAGGTTGAAAAACAGGATTGTGGGAAGGCAAACGAGCAATGAAGGAGGAAAGGACAGAGTGGGTCCCCTGAAGGCTGAGACACCTGTTGGACTCACCATTTCCAGACGGAAAGAGTTCTGCTGCAACCTCTGTGACAA GAAGTTTTCTACCAAGTTGACCATGCGGCGTCACATGGGCATTCATGAAGGAGATAAGCCATTTAAGTGCCCACACTGCCATTACTGCACTCGTCTCAAAGCCTCGCTCATACAGCATCTCCGCATCCACACAG GTGAGAAGCCATACAAGTGTTCGCAGTGCTCCTATGCTTCTATTGACAGAAGCTCTCTGCGCCGACActcaaggacacacacacaagaaaagCCTTACTGCTGCCAGTACTGTCCGTACAGCAG CATCCAGAAGAAGAGCTTAGACCTCCATTCACGGCGTCATCACACAGGAGAGTCATTTCCATGTCACCTGTGCCAGTATTCAACACCAGACCGTCAGCTTTTGGTGCGACACATGAGGAAACATCACAATGCTGAACAAACCCCCACACTGGCGCAGAGGAACAGCTCCCAAACCACACCTCAAAGAGCACGGACATCCAAATGA